The Deinococcus reticulitermitis sequence CGGCGAGAATCATGATAATGACCAGCGCAACGCGCCAGCCCCGGCGCAGCATCACATGGTTGACCAGTCCGATGCGGGTCAGGATCAGCGCCAGGATCGGCAACTCGAAGGCGAGCCCCATCGAGGCCATGATCGCCACCACCCGCCCGATGTAGTCCTGCAAGTCGAGCTGCGGCTGCACCTCGCTGCCCAGGAACTCCACGAGGAAAGGCACCATCGCCGGCAGCACGAGCTTGAAGGCGAAGACCACCCCACACAGAAACGCAAAACCCGCGCCGAGAATAAACGGCAGCGCCCAGCGCCGCTCGTGCGGGTAGAGCCCCGGCGAGATAAAGGCCCACACCTGCGTCAGCATCAGGGGCAGCGCGAGCGCGAGCCCCGCCCAGAACGACAGGTTGAAACTCAGCATCAGCGGCGCGGTGAGCTGGAGCGTCACCACCTTCACCTTGCCCTCGCGGTACATCTGCGAGAAGTTCAGCGGCTCCTTGACGAGGTCGATGAGTTGCACGCGGTAGACGAACGCCACCGCCATCCCCAGCGCGAGAAACAGCACGCTGATGATCAGGCGCCGGCGCAGCTCGTCGAGGTGATCGAACAGCGGCGCGCTCGCCAGGTCGCCCTCGCCGGAGGGGGGTGGAGGAAGCGGAGCCGCAGGAGGGGAAGTCACGCCCGTCTCCCTGCCCTCAGCGGCGCTCGGGAGGCTGAGCGGCCGCCTCCTGGACCACGGGAGTGCCTGTCACCGGGTCGAGCTGACGCGAGGGCACGTCCACCACCGGGGGCACCTGCGCGCTCACCGTCGTGGTGTGGACGGCTCCATCCTGGGTCTGCTCAGGGGCCTTGACCTCGTTGCGGAATTCGCGCACGCCCTGACCCATGCCTTTCATCAGTTCCGGCAACTTCTTGGCGCCGAACAGCAGGGCGATGGCGAGAACGATCAGGATGATTTCAAGCGGTCCAAATGACATAGGAGTCCTCCAGGGAACAGCGGCCACAGGTGGGCGGCTCCTCAGCGTAGCGCGCGGTCCGGGGATGACTTGTCAGGTGCGTTTCCATCTGCCACGCCACCCGACCGTAGCGCTTCGGCGTTGGAATCGGGTCAGAGTCCGCGTGACCTCCCGGGCAGGTTGCCCGCCGCTCTGTCCTGCGGCCCGCTTTTCGCCCGGTCTCCGTGCGTTAGGCTGCCGGCCAGAGAGCCCCCGTGACCCCTGCG is a genomic window containing:
- the tatC gene encoding twin-arginine translocase subunit TatC translates to MTSPPAAPLPPPPSGEGDLASAPLFDHLDELRRRLIISVLFLALGMAVAFVYRVQLIDLVKEPLNFSQMYREGKVKVVTLQLTAPLMLSFNLSFWAGLALALPLMLTQVWAFISPGLYPHERRWALPFILGAGFAFLCGVVFAFKLVLPAMVPFLVEFLGSEVQPQLDLQDYIGRVVAIMASMGLAFELPILALILTRIGLVNHVMLRRGWRVALVIIMILAALITPTPDPVNMLIVALPLYALYELGVLLSRMFRVVPPEEDRTLLPGR
- a CDS encoding twin-arginine translocase TatA/TatE family subunit; this encodes MSFGPLEIILIVLAIALLFGAKKLPELMKGMGQGVREFRNEVKAPEQTQDGAVHTTTVSAQVPPVVDVPSRQLDPVTGTPVVQEAAAQPPERR